TGTAAAACATGCAGCAGGTAAGACGAGAATGAAAGCCATAGGTAGAGTTGATGTACCTCAAGAAGCTTTCATGGCCATCCTCAAACTCGACAGGGAGGTTTTGTAACACATTAAGTTGCTCGATAAAAAGATCTATTAAATTATATTTCATTTGATCCCTTTGTAATAGACTATTTTCACACCTAGTGCAATCTTGCTTACTTTCAACTAGCCATGTTTTCTGTATGTATTCCTGAAAATGGTCCGACGACATAAGTGGGCAAAGGCATGACAAGAACATTTCTTCAGATGTGTTAAACGTTTATTCAAATCATAATTATCAGAAACCAGACAGCTATCTATTACAACAACTCAATAACAACCATGTCCTCTATTTCAAAACAACCAATTTTATAATTTTTAAGATAAAACATACTATTAAGAAGAGATCATGTAAAGTAGAGATTGAATGATAAACTTTAACTTGTATTTACTGAAACGTTTTACATCGACTTATATACAAGAGAATGACCGACCACAATTTGTGTTTATCTCTAACAACATATGTATATCGTTAACTTAATAGAGTTTATCTATAGGTAATCCTAATCACAATAGGATTCCCTAATACTCCCCCTCAAGTTGGAGCGTGAAGATCTTGAACACCCAACTTGGAAGATAGAAACTCAAACTGAGAACGCCCCAAAGCTTTGGTTAAAATGTCAGCAATCTGATCTTTGCTGCGGACATATGTAGTAGAGATAAGACGATCTTTAATGGCATCACGAACCCTGTGACAGTCTCTTTCAATATGTTTAGTACGCTCATGGAAGACAGGGTTAGCGGCTATATGGATTGCTGCTTTGCTATCACAGTAGAAAGGAACAGGTTTGTCAACTGGAACACCAAGTTCTTTCATCAAAGGAACAATCCATTTCATCTCTTTTGTGGCTGCGGCCATTGCGCGATATTCTGCTTCAGCGGAAGAGTCTGAAACCGTTTTCTGCTTCTTAGTTTTCCGCGTAAAGGGACATGTACTCCAGTCTGCATCTACATATACCGAGAGCTCAAGGTTACTATCTGATCGTAGGAGTATCCCTTGTCCAGGACAGCCTTTGAGAAACCGAACCACACGGAGTGCAGCTTCCCAATGAGCTACATGCGGTGCTTTCATAAACTGAGACAATAAGTGAATCGCATAACAGAGTTCAGGTCGTGTAATTGATAAGTACACAAGACGTCCTACAAGACGTCGATACTTTTTTGGATCTGAAAACAATGGCCCTTTGTCTGCTGTCAAGTGATGATTCTGCTCAACTGGGATAGACACAAGTTTAGCACCAAGCAAGCCACAATCTGAAACAATGTCCAACGCATATTTACGTTGAGATAGAAAAATTCCTTCATCCGATCTAGCCACCTCTATTCCCAAGAAGTATTTCAACTTTCCTAGATTCTTCATTCTAAAGCAATCACCTAAATAAGTCTTGAATTTAGCAAGTAACTCAAGATTATTGCTTGCAAGCACCAAATCGTCAACATACACTAGAACTCGAACGTCTTTTTCTCCTTTAGTATATGTGAATAAAGAGTAATCCGAATATGATTGCAGAAAACCAAACTCAATGAGCGCCTTAGATAATTTTGCAAACCAGCAACGAGGTGCGTGCTTTAAACCATATATAGCTTTACGAAATCTACAAACTTTGCGTGGATCCTTATGAGTAAAGCCGGGTGGTAAGCGCATATAAACTTCTTCTTATAGATCACCATATAAGAAAGCATTATGAACATCCATTTGATGAGCTTCCCAACCCTTTGCTTCGAACTGTCGCCATTTTAACTACCGGAGCAAACATTTCTCTATAATCATCACCTACGACTTGTTTGTTTCCACAACCAACTAAACGAGACTTATGACGTTCGATAGTACCGTCTGCATTGTATTTAATCCTATGGACCCATTTAGATGCAATGGCACGTTTGCCAGGAGGCAGAGTTGCCAAATCCCATGTGCCAAGCTCTTCGTGTGCGACTACTTCACGTTTCATAGAATCCCTCCATACCTTTTCTTTAATGGGTTCTGAATATGTTCGAGGTTCCACTCCAGCAGTAACGGCTGCTAAGAAGGCTTGGTGGGAGATAGAGAACTTTAGATCTGACACATAATCATTCAGAGGATAAGGGGTTGTACCTGGACCGTTACTCGACGACGATAATTCAGAAGAGGTGGATGATAGAGAGAGAGAGGGGTCTTCCAAGCGAATAGTATTATATGTGATGTAGTCTTTGAGCTTAACTGATGGA
This genomic interval from Brassica oleracea var. oleracea cultivar TO1000 chromosome C2, BOL, whole genome shotgun sequence contains the following:
- the LOC106323716 gene encoding uncharacterized mitochondrial protein AtMg00810-like; its protein translation is MKNLGKLKYFLGIEVARSDEGIFLSQRKYALDIVSDCGLLGAKLVSIPVEQNHHLTADKGPLFSDPKKYRRLVGRLVYLSITRPELCYAIHLLSQFMKAPHVAHWEAALRVVRFLKGCPGQGILLRSDSNLELSVYVDADWSTCPFTRKTKKQKTVSDSSAEAEYRAMAAATKEMKWIVPLMKELGVPVDKPVPFYCDSKAAIHIAANPVFHERTKHIERDCHRVRDAIKDRLISTTYVRSKDQIADILTKALGRSQFEFLSSKLGVQDLHAPT